One genomic segment of Pseudomonadota bacterium includes these proteins:
- the nirD gene encoding nitrite reductase small subunit NirD produces MSTARGANETERWQSVCAVDDLVEGTGVCALLNGRQIAVFQVEGRVYALDNFDPGSRANVLSRGLTGDLQNERVVASPIYKHHFALSSGRCLEDPTFSVSTYATRIADGVVQVETPRAARRTRLVVAGNGMAGMRTVEELLKLGVADRFQITVFGAEPRGNYNRILLSPVLSGERQADDIMLHRPGWYTKRGITLRSGDPVVEIDRKRRVVRSRSGVIASYDRLLIATGSDPVVLPLPGNDLPGVVTFRDLDDVNQMLERSGAGRRAVVIGGGLLGLEAAHGLALRGMHVTVVHLMDTLMERQLDAPASALLKAALEKRGIEFRMRAKTRGIVGPERVTAVEFESGEAVPADLVVMAVGVRPNMDLAKSACLACDRGILVDDTLQTYDPSIYAVGECVQHRRQTFGLVAPLWEQARICAQHIAEIGVSRFSGAINATQLKVSGIEVFSAGDFSENANRESLVHSDQRRGVYKRIVLEGNKVCGAVLYGDVRDAARLRDLIADQIDVGPIRDQLLLDSPVAA; encoded by the coding sequence GTGAGCACGGCTCGAGGCGCAAACGAGACCGAACGATGGCAAAGCGTTTGTGCTGTCGATGACCTGGTCGAAGGCACGGGCGTCTGCGCGCTGTTGAACGGCCGCCAGATTGCCGTGTTCCAGGTCGAAGGGCGGGTGTACGCGCTCGACAACTTCGACCCGGGCAGCCGGGCCAATGTGTTGTCGCGAGGCCTGACCGGCGACCTGCAGAACGAACGCGTAGTCGCTTCGCCTATCTACAAGCATCACTTCGCGTTGTCGAGCGGCCGTTGTCTCGAAGATCCTACTTTCAGCGTCAGCACGTACGCCACACGTATCGCCGATGGCGTGGTGCAGGTGGAAACACCGCGTGCCGCGCGCCGCACGCGCCTGGTCGTGGCGGGCAATGGCATGGCGGGCATGCGCACGGTGGAGGAGCTGCTCAAGCTCGGCGTCGCGGACCGGTTTCAGATCACCGTGTTTGGCGCCGAACCGCGCGGCAACTACAACCGCATCCTGTTGTCGCCGGTGCTTTCCGGAGAGCGGCAGGCCGATGACATCATGCTGCACCGGCCGGGCTGGTACACCAAGCGCGGCATCACGCTGCGATCCGGCGACCCTGTTGTGGAGATCGATCGCAAGAGGCGCGTGGTGCGTTCGCGCAGCGGCGTCATCGCGTCCTATGACCGGCTGCTGATCGCCACGGGATCGGACCCGGTGGTGCTGCCGTTGCCGGGCAACGACCTGCCGGGAGTCGTGACGTTTCGCGATCTCGACGATGTAAACCAGATGCTCGAGCGCAGCGGCGCCGGGCGTCGTGCCGTGGTCATCGGCGGCGGGTTGTTAGGGCTGGAGGCGGCGCACGGTCTCGCCTTGCGCGGCATGCACGTCACGGTAGTGCACCTGATGGATACGTTGATGGAGCGCCAGCTCGACGCCCCCGCCAGCGCTTTGCTCAAGGCCGCGCTCGAAAAGCGCGGCATCGAATTCCGCATGCGCGCGAAGACGCGGGGTATCGTCGGCCCGGAACGTGTTACCGCCGTGGAGTTCGAGAGCGGCGAAGCCGTGCCCGCGGACCTGGTCGTCATGGCGGTCGGCGTGCGGCCCAACATGGACCTGGCCAAGTCCGCCTGCCTGGCCTGCGACCGCGGCATCCTGGTCGACGACACGCTGCAGACTTACGACCCGTCCATCTACGCGGTGGGAGAATGCGTGCAGCATCGCCGGCAGACGTTCGGACTGGTGGCGCCGCTGTGGGAGCAGGCGCGCATCTGCGCGCAGCACATCGCCGAGATCGGCGTGTCGCGGTTCTCGGGCGCCATCAATGCGACGCAGTTGAAAGTCTCCGGCATCGAAGTGTTTTCGGCCGGCGATTTTTCGGAAAACGCGAATCGCGAGTCGCTGGTGCATTCGGACCAGCGCCGCGGCGTGTACAAACGCATCGTGCTCGAGGGCAACAAGGTATGTGGAGCAGTGCTGTACGGTGACGTGCGCGATGCCGCACGCTTGCGCGATCTGATCGCCGACCAGATAGACGTCGGGCCGATCCGCGATCAGCTGCTGCTCGATTCGCCCGTGGCCGCTTGA